In Halovivax gelatinilyticus, the following are encoded in one genomic region:
- a CDS encoding tail fiber domain-containing protein produces the protein MATANDIDPDSESQVFERIEALETIVRDQQETIETLESQNEVLQTTVDEFEATDAGNDDGGAPSAVLSRRSALAGLGVAGLVGLGATSVGANGGSASGQVGTSERPLERLVTTSIDGVPTSDAFELTVEDGDEAGNIVTGHSENGVAEDAVGATIGGGGSETNPNVAEDEYATVGGGEGNEATGNFSTVGGGGSNAATQQRSTVGGGLNNEADGIRSTIAGGVNNYASDNDATIAGGNNNDATGGQSTVGGGFYNEATATNSTIGGGRYNEAGGENSTVGGGEDNKAVGENSTVGGGEDNEAGGENSTVAGGQANEASGDYSFAAGRGAWATHDGSFVFGDSSIAAVSSDGEDEARFQMEVYAPEFNETSARETKTAIEPVDPAAVLEDLTSLEVSTWEFVDRDSGRHMGPMAEDFAEIFGLGVDDGSISSTDRHGVAFAAIQGLAEKLDELVDRVESLDEQIDAVEERHGAESTTAVETDD, from the coding sequence ATGGCCACGGCAAACGACATCGACCCCGATAGCGAGTCACAGGTGTTCGAGCGAATCGAGGCGCTAGAGACGATCGTCCGGGATCAGCAGGAGACGATCGAGACGCTCGAATCGCAGAACGAGGTTCTGCAAACGACGGTTGACGAATTCGAGGCGACCGACGCTGGCAACGATGACGGAGGCGCTCCCAGCGCGGTTCTCAGCCGACGGTCCGCGCTTGCGGGCCTCGGAGTGGCCGGTCTGGTGGGGCTGGGCGCGACGTCCGTCGGCGCAAACGGGGGGAGTGCGTCCGGACAGGTGGGGACGAGCGAGCGACCGCTAGAGCGGCTGGTAACGACTTCAATTGACGGCGTTCCGACGTCCGACGCGTTCGAACTCACCGTCGAGGATGGTGACGAGGCGGGCAACATCGTCACCGGACACTCCGAAAACGGCGTCGCCGAGGACGCAGTTGGTGCGACGATCGGTGGCGGCGGCTCGGAGACGAATCCGAACGTGGCGGAAGACGAATACGCGACGGTCGGCGGTGGCGAGGGTAACGAGGCGACCGGTAACTTCTCGACGGTCGGCGGTGGAGGATCGAACGCCGCTACCCAGCAGCGCTCCACTGTGGGAGGCGGGCTTAATAACGAAGCCGACGGCATCCGATCGACGATCGCTGGAGGGGTCAATAACTACGCGAGTGACAACGACGCGACGATCGCCGGTGGAAACAATAACGACGCCACCGGCGGCCAATCAACGGTCGGCGGTGGATTCTACAACGAAGCGACCGCGACGAATTCGACTATCGGGGGCGGACGGTACAACGAGGCGGGCGGGGAGAATTCGACGGTTGGCGGGGGCGAAGACAACAAGGCAGTCGGTGAGAACTCCACGGTTGGTGGGGGCGAAGACAACGAGGCGGGCGGTGAGAATTCGACGGTCGCGGGCGGCCAAGCCAACGAGGCGAGCGGCGATTACAGCTTCGCCGCTGGTCGTGGGGCCTGGGCGACCCACGACGGCTCGTTCGTCTTTGGAGACTCGTCGATAGCAGCTGTCTCCTCGGACGGTGAGGACGAAGCGCGTTTTCAGATGGAGGTCTACGCCCCGGAATTCAACGAGACGAGCGCCCGGGAGACGAAGACCGCGATCGAACCGGTCGATCCGGCGGCCGTCCTCGAGGATCTCACTTCGCTCGAGGTGAGCACCTGGGAGTTCGTCGATCGTGACAGCGGACGCCACATGGGGCCGATGGCCGAGGATTTTGCGGAGATCTTCGGCCTCGGCGTTGACGACGGTTCGATTTCGTCTACGGATCGCCACGGCGTCGCGTTCGCGGCGATTCAAGGCCTCGCCGAGAAACTGGACGAGCTGGTCGATCGAGTCGAATCGCTTGACGAACAGATAGACGCAGTCGAAGAGCGCCACGGAGCTGAATCGACGACGGCCGTCGAAACCGATGACTGA
- a CDS encoding winged helix-turn-helix domain-containing protein: protein MADGDADRSATLDPDDAFAVLANETRFAIVQTLWERYDPNDPAHVVKFADLYESDGSATFSELYDRVGYDDTGNFNYHLEQLTDHFVRRTDSGYELTEAGFEIARAVVAGTVRGHPNIEPQKIGIGCPRCDAPVVIAYENHHLRVSCSECRGLWENADGDTGVLFTFPLPPTGLSDRTPEAAFHATLAYNLNRVRSFILGVCPDCSGVVDESVDICENHEPSERGGCPHCHRAHRIEAVEVCSQCKSTTRGPLTIAILAHPTVTAFFHDNGIEHHFASWETFRRAQRVEETVVDTDPLRFRLTVPAEDDRLHLTLDESLDVVESVQEVSYAPK from the coding sequence ATGGCAGATGGGGATGCAGACCGTTCGGCGACGCTCGATCCGGACGACGCGTTCGCCGTCCTGGCGAACGAAACTCGCTTTGCGATCGTCCAGACGCTGTGGGAACGGTACGATCCGAACGATCCGGCCCACGTCGTCAAGTTCGCGGACCTGTACGAGTCGGATGGTTCGGCCACGTTCTCGGAACTGTACGATCGGGTGGGGTACGACGACACGGGAAACTTCAACTACCACTTAGAACAGCTCACCGACCACTTCGTCCGTCGAACCGACTCGGGATACGAACTCACCGAGGCCGGGTTCGAGATCGCCCGGGCTGTCGTCGCGGGGACCGTTCGCGGCCACCCGAACATCGAACCCCAGAAGATCGGTATCGGGTGTCCTCGCTGTGACGCACCGGTCGTGATCGCCTACGAGAACCACCACTTGCGCGTCTCGTGCAGCGAGTGTCGCGGCCTCTGGGAGAACGCCGACGGCGACACCGGAGTCCTCTTTACGTTTCCGTTGCCGCCGACCGGCCTCTCGGATCGGACGCCCGAAGCGGCGTTTCACGCGACGCTGGCATACAACCTGAACCGGGTTCGATCGTTCATTCTCGGCGTCTGTCCGGACTGCTCCGGCGTGGTCGACGAATCGGTCGATATCTGTGAGAACCACGAGCCGAGCGAGCGAGGCGGCTGTCCGCACTGTCACCGCGCACACCGGATCGAAGCCGTCGAGGTGTGCAGCCAGTGTAAGTCGACGACGCGCGGCCCGCTCACGATCGCCATCCTCGCCCATCCGACCGTGACGGCGTTCTTCCACGATAACGGGATCGAACACCACTTCGCGTCGTGGGAGACGTTCCGACGCGCACAGCGGGTCGAAGAAACGGTAGTCGACACCGACCCGCTCCGATTCCGTCTCACCGTCCCGGCCGAGGACGATCGATTGCACTTGACCCTCGACGAGTCGCTCGACGTCGTCGAGTCCGTCCAGGAGGTCTCGTACGCTCCGAAGTAA
- a CDS encoding universal stress protein, with product MFDTILVGTDGSDRAEAALDYAISLGAAVGATVHVVTVVETSENPMKFGTAEVDEINAAADAIVDEVVAAYDGEAVDIRGDVRRGRPTDALLAYANEIDAAMIVVGERGADGVTGALLGSTADRLARTADVPVTIVPVE from the coding sequence ATGTTCGATACGATTCTGGTGGGAACCGACGGGAGCGATCGAGCCGAAGCCGCCCTCGACTACGCCATCTCGCTCGGGGCGGCCGTCGGCGCGACGGTCCACGTCGTCACCGTCGTCGAAACCTCGGAGAATCCGATGAAGTTCGGGACCGCGGAAGTCGACGAGATAAACGCGGCGGCCGACGCGATCGTCGACGAGGTCGTCGCCGCCTACGACGGCGAGGCGGTCGACATTCGCGGCGACGTCCGTCGCGGTCGGCCGACGGACGCCCTGCTCGCCTACGCGAACGAGATCGACGCGGCCATGATCGTCGTTGGCGAACGCGGCGCCGATGGCGTCACCGGGGCGCTCCTCGGGAGCACGGCCGATCGACTCGCCCGCACCGCGGACGTGCCGGTCACCATCGTCCCAGTCGAGTGA